A single Tenacibaculum sp. Bg11-29 DNA region contains:
- the nagB gene encoding glucosamine-6-phosphate deaminase — MVGYLQIDTPKNIAYKPAGQFEETRYEKNHNIIFNNSLEASKIVANEIADLIKQKQRENKKCILGLATGSSPIKVYEELVRLHNEEGLSFTNVITFNLDEYWAMQPDDVQSYHYFMHEHLFNYIDILPENINVPDGTINANEIHQYCIDYELKIKEAGGLDFQLLGIGRTGHVGFNEPGSHYNSGTRSITLDHITRQDAASSFLGIDNVPRKAITMGINTIRNAKRIVLLAWGINKAKVIKETIEGEITSQIPASYLQDHKNTTFIIDVEASTELTRIKTPWLVASCVWTGELKKKAVFWLSQEVKKPILKLTDKDYNQHGMSGLLSEEGSAYDLNIKIFNKLQHTITGWPGGKPNAEGSNRPERAQPSKKRVLIFSPHPDDDVISMGGTFDRLVEQGHEVHIAYQTSGNIAVADSDALKFVEVAKTLSLNQDRLDEIVKSIKSKTLNNIDSLEVRQLKGSIRRAESLAATRYLSLKDSNVHFLNLPFYETGRIKKNSLSKYDLDIMCELIEDIKPHQIYAAGDLADPHGTHKVCLDALFESLEILKTKAYMNDCWVWLYRGAWFEWESYEIEMAVPMSPDQVIKKRHAIFYHQSQKDGVMFQGGDAREFWVRAEDRNRLTAEKYHDLGMANYAAIEAFKRYHF; from the coding sequence ATGGTTGGATACTTACAAATAGACACCCCTAAAAATATAGCATATAAACCTGCTGGACAATTTGAAGAAACACGTTATGAAAAGAATCATAACATAATTTTTAATAACTCTCTTGAAGCTTCAAAGATTGTAGCAAATGAAATAGCTGATCTGATTAAGCAAAAGCAAAGAGAAAATAAAAAATGTATTTTAGGTTTAGCTACAGGGTCATCACCAATAAAAGTATACGAAGAGTTGGTTCGTTTACATAATGAAGAAGGCTTAAGTTTTACGAATGTAATTACATTTAATTTAGATGAATATTGGGCAATGCAACCAGATGATGTTCAGAGTTATCATTATTTTATGCATGAGCATTTATTTAATTATATAGATATATTACCAGAAAATATAAATGTTCCAGATGGTACTATTAATGCAAATGAAATTCATCAATATTGTATTGACTATGAATTAAAAATAAAGGAAGCAGGAGGTTTAGATTTTCAGCTTTTAGGTATTGGTAGAACAGGTCATGTTGGTTTTAATGAACCAGGATCTCATTATAATTCAGGAACAAGAAGTATAACATTAGATCATATAACAAGACAAGATGCTGCCTCAAGTTTTTTAGGAATAGATAATGTTCCTCGAAAAGCAATAACAATGGGAATTAATACTATAAGAAACGCAAAACGAATTGTATTGCTAGCTTGGGGTATTAATAAAGCTAAAGTTATTAAAGAAACAATAGAAGGAGAAATAACATCACAAATACCAGCAAGTTATTTACAAGATCATAAGAATACTACTTTTATTATAGATGTAGAGGCTTCTACAGAATTAACGAGAATTAAAACACCTTGGTTAGTTGCGTCATGTGTGTGGACAGGTGAACTAAAAAAGAAAGCTGTTTTTTGGTTAAGTCAAGAGGTTAAAAAGCCAATTTTAAAACTTACCGATAAAGATTATAACCAACACGGAATGTCTGGGTTATTATCAGAAGAAGGAAGTGCTTATGATTTAAATATAAAAATTTTTAATAAGTTACAGCATACAATTACTGGTTGGCCAGGAGGAAAGCCTAATGCAGAAGGGAGTAATAGACCAGAGAGAGCTCAACCATCAAAAAAGCGTGTACTTATTTTTAGCCCGCACCCAGATGATGATGTAATTTCGATGGGAGGTACTTTTGATAGATTGGTAGAACAAGGACATGAGGTTCATATTGCTTATCAAACATCAGGAAACATTGCTGTAGCTGATAGCGATGCTTTAAAATTTGTTGAAGTTGCTAAAACTTTATCTCTTAATCAAGACAGGTTAGATGAAATTGTAAAAAGTATAAAATCTAAAACGTTGAATAATATAGATTCTCTTGAAGTTAGACAATTAAAAGGAAGTATTAGAAGGGCAGAATCACTAGCAGCAACAAGATATTTAAGTCTTAAAGATAGTAATGTTCATTTTTTAAATCTTCCTTTTTATGAAACGGGGAGAATTAAAAAAAATAGTTTATCTAAATACGATTTAGATATAATGTGTGAATTAATAGAAGATATTAAACCACATCAAATATATGCAGCAGGAGATTTAGCAGATCCTCATGGAACTCATAAAGTATGTTTAGATGCTTTATTTGAATCATTAGAAATTCTTAAAACTAAAGCATATATGAATGATTGTTGGGTTTGGTTATATAGAGGAGCTTGGTTTGAATGGGAATCATATGAAATTGAAATGGCAGTACCTATGAGTCCTGACCAAGTAATAAAAAAACGTCATGCCATTTTTTATCATCAATCTCAAAAAGATGGGGTTATGTTTCAAGGAGGTGATGCTAGAGAGTTTTGGGTAAGAGCAGAAGATCGAAATAGATTAACTGCAGAAAAGTATCATGATTTAGGTATGGCAAATTATGCAGCAATAGAGGCGTTTAAACGATATCATTTTTAA
- a CDS encoding beta-N-acetylhexosaminidase, with protein MKKIILIIILGIFIEHSFSQKALSEKYNLMPWPQEVEENNTHFIINEKLTISVLGADLKKRAHKASVSFLRRLSNRTGIFINTGFPVKTKKGAIEINFETVSNLNIESDESYSLEIKSNKVKINAKTDVGAVRGLETLLQLVNFNSDNHFFEGVTIKDSPRFVWRGLMIDVARHFQPIDVIKRNLKAMASVKLNVFHWHLTDDQGFRVESKVYPRLQEIAADGLFYTQEQIKDVVAFASDLGIRVVPEFDVPGHASAILAAYPELGSKEGYDYKVERFAGVFDPTLNPAKEVTYLFLETLFREIAPLFPDEYFHIGGDENEGKHWNENVEIKAFKRKHKLKTNHDLQTFFNIKLEKILKKLDKKLMGWDEILTPSLPTTAVIHSWRGKHEGLKQSTLIEAAKKGYQTVLSNGYYIDRVLSVEHHYLVDPIGNEILTKEELKRVLGAEATMWSELVTPLTIDSRIWPRTAAIAERFWSSKGVKDVENMKKRLKVVNNQLEELGITHIKNKAVILRNLTKNQDIKPLKVLSKIYEPLKIYSRNKGGTEYKSFSPFTLFADACSVDADDAIAFNKATESFLRKYSKEDKDKIVFLLNKWSNNYNDFFKLEMNPLLKNIEASYRDLNSVSIFLLKVLRDKKVPGLKERDLIKKSVDNLRKPMEDTELMIHLSLEKLIKNISLNE; from the coding sequence ATGAAGAAAATAATTTTAATTATAATCTTAGGTATTTTTATAGAACATTCTTTTTCTCAAAAAGCATTATCAGAAAAATACAATTTAATGCCTTGGCCACAAGAAGTAGAAGAGAATAATACTCATTTTATAATAAATGAAAAACTAACAATTAGTGTTTTAGGAGCTGATTTGAAAAAGAGGGCTCACAAAGCATCAGTAAGTTTTTTAAGAAGACTTTCTAACAGAACAGGTATTTTTATTAATACAGGTTTTCCTGTAAAAACAAAAAAAGGAGCAATAGAGATTAATTTCGAAACTGTATCTAATTTAAATATAGAAAGTGATGAGTCATATTCTTTAGAAATTAAAAGTAACAAGGTTAAAATTAATGCAAAAACAGATGTTGGAGCTGTTAGAGGATTAGAAACTCTTTTACAGTTGGTTAATTTTAATAGTGATAATCATTTTTTTGAAGGTGTAACGATAAAGGATTCACCACGCTTTGTATGGAGAGGATTAATGATTGACGTTGCAAGACACTTTCAACCAATTGATGTTATAAAAAGAAACTTAAAAGCAATGGCATCTGTGAAATTAAATGTTTTTCATTGGCATTTAACAGATGATCAGGGGTTTAGAGTAGAGTCTAAAGTATATCCAAGATTGCAAGAAATTGCGGCTGACGGGTTATTTTATACCCAAGAGCAAATAAAAGATGTCGTTGCTTTTGCTTCTGATTTAGGAATTAGAGTTGTTCCTGAGTTTGATGTTCCTGGCCACGCATCTGCAATATTAGCAGCATATCCAGAGTTAGGAAGTAAGGAAGGTTATGATTATAAAGTTGAGAGATTTGCAGGTGTTTTCGATCCGACTTTAAACCCTGCAAAAGAAGTTACTTATCTTTTTTTAGAAACTTTATTTAGAGAGATAGCTCCACTATTTCCAGATGAATATTTTCATATTGGAGGAGATGAAAATGAAGGCAAACATTGGAATGAAAATGTAGAGATTAAAGCATTTAAAAGAAAACATAAATTAAAAACAAACCACGATCTACAAACTTTTTTTAATATTAAATTAGAAAAAATATTAAAAAAATTAGATAAAAAACTAATGGGATGGGATGAGATTTTAACACCATCTCTTCCAACAACAGCAGTTATTCATTCTTGGAGAGGAAAACATGAGGGGTTAAAACAAAGTACTTTAATTGAAGCTGCTAAAAAAGGGTATCAAACAGTGCTTTCTAATGGATATTATATAGACAGAGTATTGTCTGTAGAACATCATTACTTAGTAGACCCAATAGGTAATGAAATATTAACTAAAGAAGAGTTAAAAAGAGTTTTAGGAGCTGAAGCAACCATGTGGAGTGAATTAGTAACACCTCTTACAATTGATTCTAGAATTTGGCCAAGAACAGCGGCAATTGCAGAAAGATTTTGGTCTTCTAAAGGAGTGAAAGATGTTGAAAATATGAAAAAACGATTGAAAGTTGTAAATAATCAATTAGAAGAATTAGGTATTACTCATATAAAGAATAAAGCTGTTATTTTAAGAAACCTTACTAAGAATCAAGATATAAAACCTTTAAAAGTTTTATCAAAAATATACGAGCCTTTAAAAATATACTCAAGAAATAAAGGAGGTACAGAATATAAATCATTTTCACCTTTTACTCTTTTTGCAGACGCTTGTTCTGTAGATGCCGATGATGCAATTGCTTTTAATAAAGCAACAGAAAGTTTTTTAAGAAAATATTCTAAAGAAGATAAAGATAAAATTGTTTTTTTATTAAATAAATGGAGTAATAATTACAATGATTTTTTTAAGTTAGAAATGAATCCATTATTAAAAAATATAGAAGCATCTTATAGAGATTTAAACTCCGTATCTATATTTCTTTTAAAAGTATTAAGAGATAAAAAAGTTCCTGGTTTAAAAGAGCGAGATTTAATTAAAAAGAGTGTTGATAATCTGAGAAAACCTATGGAAGATACTGAACTTATGATTCATTTATCATTAGAAAAACTAATAAAAAATATTAGTTTAAATGAGTAA